GAGGACGCGTTCCCACGAAGGACTGTCCGGTTGCGGCCTAGGCCCCTTGGAACTATGGGGCCGGTGGCCGTAACCCCCCTTCGCCGAGCCCGCCTTCCGCTAGCCGCCTCCTAGTAGCCACTACCATGTCCGGGTAGTCTGTCGCTATCCCATCCACGCCCCGTTTCGCCAGCTCTAGTACCCAATGTTCCTCGTTGACAGTCCAGGCCACTACGCGTAGGCCTAGCCGATGAGCCAGCCCCACCGCCTTGGCCGTAGCTAGGGGGTATCTCGGGAGCACTATACGGCAGCCCAGTTTGCGGCAATCGAGTATCCTTCCAGGCGGCCGGAAGTAGATGATACCCGTGGGCAACCCTGGCTCGAGCCGACGCGCCGCGTGGAGGACATCATCATGGAAGCTTATCAATGCGGCCATGTCTAGGGCGTTCTCCTTCCTCAAGACCTCTATTATCCTACTTGTGTCTCTCGGCTCCTTGACCTCTAGGAAGAGGAGTATTCGGCCACGCGCCTCCTCTATGATTTCCTCAAGCGTCGGCGGTGCTTCGCCTCCTCCTAGATCTATGCTCTTTACCTCAGCTAGGCTAGCCTTCCTGACATCGATTGTTCTGCCACCGTTGCTGCGTA
The window above is part of the Pyrodictium delaneyi genome. Proteins encoded here:
- a CDS encoding glycerophosphodiester phosphodiesterase; this encodes MLLHPVLEMLSRRPFAVIGHRGARGLAPENTLAALRKAVEVGADIAEFDLQVTGDGAVVASHDPVLRSNGGRTIDVRKASLAEVKSIDLGGGEAPPTLEEIIEEARGRILLFLEVKEPRDTSRIIEVLRKENALDMAALISFHDDVLHAARRLEPGLPTGIIYFRPPGRILDCRKLGCRIVLPRYPLATAKAVGLAHRLGLRVVAWTVNEEHWVLELAKRGVDGIATDYPDMVVATRRRLAEGGLGEGGLRPPAP